In the Ruminococcus sp. OA3 genome, one interval contains:
- the spoVG gene encoding septation regulator SpoVG yields the protein MNITDVRVRKVAKEGKMKAVVSITIDEEFVVHDIKVIEGEKGLFIAMPSRKATDGEYRDIAHPINSQTRERIQSIILGKYEEAMDMEEAVAE from the coding sequence ATGAATATTACGGACGTAAGAGTTAGGAAGGTTGCTAAAGAAGGCAAAATGAAAGCGGTGGTTTCCATCACCATAGATGAAGAGTTTGTTGTTCATGATATCAAAGTTATTGAAGGAGAAAAAGGGCTGTTTATTGCGATGCCGAGCAGAAAAGCAACAGATGGTGAATATCGTGATATCGCGCATCCGATCAATTCTCAGACACGCGAAAGGATCCAGTCCATTATTTTAGGGAAATATGAAGAGGCGATGGATATGGAAGAAGCTGTCGCTGAATAA
- the glgD gene encoding glucose-1-phosphate adenylyltransferase subunit GlgD, giving the protein MRALGIILAGGNSNKMRELSKKRAIAAMPVAGSYRSIDFSLSNMSNSHIQKVAVLTQYNARSLNEHLSSSKWWDFGRKQGGLYVFTPTVTSDNSWWYRGTADAIYQNLEFLKSSHEPYVVIASGDGVYKLDYNKVLEYHIKKRADVTVVCTDCEAGTDISRFGVLKMNEDHRIEEFDEKPMISTSNTISTGIYIIRRRQLIEMIERCALEDRHDFVNDVLIRYKNLKRIYGYKIDTYWSNISTVESYYQTNMDFLKPEVRKHFFSDNPGICSKIDDLPPAKYNPDSQVKNSLISSGCIINGHVENSVLFKKVYVGNNCVIKNSIILNGVYLGDNTHIENCIVESRDTVRANSYHCGEDGIKIVVENNARYVI; this is encoded by the coding sequence ATGAGAGCATTGGGAATTATTCTGGCAGGCGGAAACAGTAATAAGATGAGGGAATTATCAAAGAAGCGTGCGATTGCGGCAATGCCTGTTGCAGGAAGTTACCGAAGTATCGACTTCTCGCTGAGCAACATGTCTAACTCTCATATTCAAAAAGTCGCTGTTTTGACACAGTATAATGCCAGATCATTAAATGAACATTTAAGTTCTTCAAAGTGGTGGGATTTCGGACGTAAACAAGGGGGCCTTTATGTGTTTACGCCAACCGTCACATCTGATAACAGCTGGTGGTACCGCGGTACAGCCGATGCGATCTATCAGAATCTTGAATTTTTAAAGAGCAGCCATGAACCGTATGTGGTAATTGCATCCGGTGATGGCGTGTATAAGCTGGATTATAATAAAGTTTTGGAATACCACATTAAGAAGCGTGCAGATGTAACTGTTGTGTGTACAGATTGTGAAGCCGGCACGGATATCAGCCGTTTCGGTGTATTGAAAATGAATGAAGACCATCGGATTGAAGAATTCGATGAAAAACCAATGATTTCTACTTCCAACACAATATCTACAGGTATTTATATCATCAGAAGGCGCCAGCTGATCGAGATGATTGAGCGGTGTGCGCTGGAAGATCGTCATGACTTTGTAAATGATGTACTGATTCGTTATAAAAACCTTAAGAGAATTTACGGATATAAGATTGATACTTACTGGAGCAATATTTCCACGGTAGAGTCCTATTATCAGACAAACATGGATTTCCTGAAACCAGAAGTGCGAAAACATTTCTTTTCTGACAATCCTGGAATTTGTTCCAAGATTGATGACCTTCCGCCGGCAAAATACAATCCGGACAGCCAGGTAAAAAACAGCCTGATTTCCAGCGGCTGTATTATCAATGGGCATGTGGAAAATTCGGTGCTGTTTAAGAAAGTATATGTTGGGAACAACTGTGTGATTAAAAATTCGATTATTTTAAATGGGGTATATCTGGGGGACAACACTCATATTGAGAACTGTATCGTTGAGAGTCGTGATACAGTGCGTGCAAATTCCTATCACTGCGGTGAAGATGGCATTAAAATCGTAGTGGAAAATAATGCACGCTACGTCATCTAG
- a CDS encoding glucose-1-phosphate adenylyltransferase — MVKKEMIAMLLAGGQGSRLGVLTEKVAKPAVAFGGKYRIIDFPLSNCINSGVDTVGVLTQYQPLRLNAHIGIGIPWDLDKNVGGVTVLPPYEKSENSQWYTGTANAIFQNMDYMESYNPDYVLILSGDHIYKMDYEVMLDFHKANKADVTIATMPVPLEEASRFGIMITDETGRITEFEEKPENPRSNLASMGIYIFSWKTLKESLVALREQKGCDFGKHILPYCRDNGKRLFAYEFNGYWKDVGTLGSYWEANMELIDIIPEFNLYEEFWKIYTKGDIIRPQYISNDAVVEKSLISEGSEIYGEVHNSVIGADVTIEEGAIVRGSIIMRHCRIGAGTVIDKAIIAENVTVGSNVVMGAGEEALNVLKPAVYSFGLVTVGENSVIPSNVVIGKNTAITGTTTLEDYPGGELISGGAIIGKDGK; from the coding sequence ATGGTTAAGAAAGAAATGATCGCTATGCTGCTTGCAGGAGGGCAGGGCAGCAGGCTGGGCGTATTGACAGAGAAAGTAGCAAAACCAGCAGTAGCATTTGGCGGCAAATATCGAATCATTGATTTTCCGCTCAGCAATTGTATTAATTCCGGCGTAGATACGGTAGGTGTATTAACACAGTACCAGCCATTGCGTTTGAACGCTCATATCGGGATTGGTATACCGTGGGATTTGGATAAGAATGTCGGTGGTGTAACAGTCCTTCCTCCATATGAAAAAAGTGAAAACAGTCAGTGGTACACGGGCACCGCAAACGCGATCTTCCAGAATATGGATTACATGGAAAGCTATAATCCGGATTATGTCCTGATATTATCAGGAGACCATATTTATAAGATGGATTATGAAGTGATGCTTGATTTCCATAAAGCAAATAAGGCAGACGTGACGATTGCAACGATGCCGGTGCCGCTTGAGGAAGCCAGCCGATTCGGTATCATGATTACGGATGAAACCGGGCGGATTACGGAATTTGAAGAAAAACCGGAAAATCCGAGAAGCAACCTGGCATCAATGGGGATCTACATTTTCAGCTGGAAGACATTAAAAGAGTCCCTGGTAGCTTTGCGGGAACAGAAGGGGTGTGACTTCGGCAAACATATCCTGCCATACTGCAGAGATAATGGAAAACGTCTCTTTGCGTATGAATTTAATGGGTATTGGAAAGATGTCGGTACACTGGGTTCCTACTGGGAAGCAAATATGGAACTCATAGATATTATTCCGGAATTTAATTTATATGAAGAGTTTTGGAAAATATATACAAAGGGGGATATTATCCGTCCTCAGTATATTTCGAATGATGCAGTGGTGGAAAAGAGTCTGATCAGTGAGGGGTCTGAGATTTATGGCGAAGTACATAATTCAGTCATAGGCGCAGACGTCACGATTGAAGAAGGAGCCATTGTACGCGGTTCGATTATTATGCGGCATTGCCGGATTGGTGCCGGAACTGTAATTGATAAAGCGATTATTGCGGAAAATGTTACGGTGGGCAGCAACGTGGTGATGGGAGCCGGAGAAGAAGCGCTTAATGTGCTGAAACCGGCAGTTTATAGCTTCGGGCTCGTAACAGTTGGGGAGAACAGTGTGATTCCGTCTAATGTAGTGATCGGAAAAAATACTGCAATTACCGGTACGACCACGCTTGAAGACTATCCGGGCGGAGAGCTGATAAGCGGCGGAGCAATAATTGGGAAGGATGGTAAATGA
- the murC gene encoding UDP-N-acetylmuramate--L-alanine ligase translates to MYTIDFNQPMHIHFIGIGGISMSGLAQILLKENFQISGSDAKESALTKQLEEKGAVLYYGQRASNIDDSVDLVVYTAAIHPDNPEYAAAVERSIPMLTRAQLLGQIMKNYEVPIAVSGTHGKTTTTSMLSHILMQGNCDPTISVGGILPSIHGNIRVGNSGTFITEACEYTNSFLSFFPKISIILNMDADHLDFFTGIDDIRRSFRKFAELLPDDGTLIINSDTPEYETVTDGLSCRVITYGLNSKAEYTAAAIRFDSFGHPTFDCLRNGNKIGTFSLKVPGLHNVSNALASIAAAQLFELDSDIIQEGFSGFLGTDRRFQHKGEIGGVTVIDDYAHHPTEIEATLTSAKNYPHKKLWCVFQPHTYTRTKALLHEFAEALTLADTVILCDIYAAREKNTIGITSKDLQTCIQDLGTECLYFSTFDAIENFLLENCTHGDLLITMGAGDVVTIGEKLLGQ, encoded by the coding sequence ATGTACACCATAGATTTCAATCAGCCTATGCACATCCATTTCATCGGCATTGGAGGCATCAGCATGAGCGGTCTCGCCCAGATTCTGCTGAAAGAAAACTTTCAGATCTCCGGATCCGACGCAAAGGAAAGCGCTCTGACAAAACAGCTGGAAGAAAAAGGCGCCGTCCTTTACTACGGGCAGCGTGCCTCCAACATTGATGATTCCGTAGACCTTGTGGTCTACACAGCTGCTATCCACCCGGATAACCCGGAATATGCAGCGGCTGTGGAAAGATCAATCCCCATGCTGACACGTGCCCAGCTTCTGGGACAGATCATGAAGAATTATGAGGTTCCGATCGCCGTATCCGGCACTCATGGAAAGACGACAACAACCTCCATGCTTTCCCATATACTGATGCAGGGCAACTGTGATCCGACAATATCTGTCGGAGGGATTCTTCCATCTATTCATGGGAATATCCGGGTTGGAAATTCCGGTACCTTTATCACCGAGGCCTGTGAGTATACAAACAGCTTTCTCAGCTTTTTTCCAAAAATCAGTATCATACTGAACATGGATGCCGATCACCTGGATTTCTTTACGGGCATCGATGACATTCGCCGTTCATTCCGGAAATTCGCAGAGCTGCTGCCAGATGACGGCACACTGATCATCAACAGTGATACACCCGAATATGAAACAGTCACGGACGGTCTTTCCTGCCGCGTTATCACATACGGTCTGAATTCCAAGGCCGAATATACGGCTGCCGCCATCCGTTTCGACAGCTTCGGGCATCCGACCTTTGACTGCCTCAGAAACGGAAACAAAATCGGCACTTTTTCATTGAAGGTTCCCGGTCTTCATAATGTTTCTAATGCGCTCGCGTCCATTGCGGCCGCACAGCTTTTTGAACTTGATTCTGATATCATCCAGGAAGGCTTTTCGGGTTTTCTGGGAACAGACCGCAGGTTTCAACATAAAGGAGAAATTGGCGGTGTAACTGTCATTGACGACTATGCACACCACCCGACTGAAATAGAAGCCACTCTAACTTCCGCAAAAAACTATCCTCACAAAAAGCTGTGGTGTGTCTTTCAGCCACATACCTATACCCGTACCAAGGCATTGCTGCATGAGTTTGCAGAAGCTCTGACACTTGCAGATACCGTCATTCTTTGTGATATATACGCAGCGCGCGAAAAAAACACCATCGGAATCACATCGAAAGACCTTCAGACCTGCATCCAGGATCTGGGAACGGAATGCCTGTACTTTTCAACTTTTGACGCAATCGAAAATTTTTTACTGGAAAATTGTACACACGGTGATTTGTTGATAACTATGGGTGCCGGAGATGTTGTCACCATCGGCGAAAAACTGCTTGGCCAGTAA
- a CDS encoding DnaD domain protein — MIFLKITDIDGDFMNPLKIHNNSSEDVTIVSNHFLDLYMPKANGEFVKIYLYLLRMISSADCSLTLSSIADTFDCTENDVERALRYWDKKDVLRLTIGTANQITGLTLLPFSEQTDSGISAVSEKETASPVYSQPETEPAPAAYSLTPDRVKELKKNEEVMQLLFIAEQYLGKTLSPTETTRILYFYEELHFSADLIEYLIEYCVSKGSKSIRYMEKVALAWAQSGITTVKMAKQETNTFSKHYFSVMKAFGITGRNPVESEIQMIDRWMKDYSFTTDIILEACARTINQTGKPSFQYADGILGAWHKKGVLSFSDIQELDVRHKESRERTAPRIQNKTSNKFNNFHQRDYNFSDLEKQLLKK; from the coding sequence ATGATTTTCCTGAAAATTACAGATATTGACGGTGATTTTATGAACCCATTAAAAATACATAATAACAGTTCTGAAGATGTAACGATTGTGTCAAACCACTTTCTGGATTTGTACATGCCAAAAGCAAACGGAGAGTTTGTAAAAATATATCTCTATCTGTTGAGGATGATCTCATCTGCCGACTGCTCGCTCACACTTTCATCCATCGCGGACACATTTGACTGTACAGAAAATGATGTTGAGCGTGCACTCCGTTACTGGGACAAGAAAGACGTTCTGCGTCTGACAATTGGTACTGCCAATCAGATTACCGGATTGACACTGCTTCCTTTTTCAGAGCAGACGGATTCCGGGATTTCAGCCGTTTCCGAAAAAGAAACGGCTTCCCCGGTTTATTCTCAGCCAGAAACCGAACCGGCTCCGGCAGCTTATTCGCTGACTCCCGACAGAGTAAAAGAGCTGAAAAAAAATGAAGAAGTCATGCAGCTCTTATTCATTGCAGAGCAGTATCTCGGAAAGACTCTGTCTCCAACGGAAACGACACGCATTTTATATTTCTATGAAGAACTGCACTTTTCTGCAGATCTGATTGAATATCTGATCGAATACTGCGTTTCCAAAGGCAGCAAGAGTATCCGTTACATGGAAAAGGTTGCGCTTGCATGGGCGCAGTCAGGGATAACTACGGTCAAAATGGCCAAACAGGAAACGAACACTTTCAGCAAACACTATTTTTCAGTTATGAAAGCTTTCGGCATCACCGGCAGAAATCCCGTGGAATCAGAGATCCAGATGATTGATCGCTGGATGAAAGACTATAGTTTTACAACCGATATCATCCTGGAGGCATGTGCCAGAACGATCAATCAGACCGGTAAGCCAAGCTTTCAATATGCGGATGGCATACTGGGAGCATGGCATAAAAAGGGGGTCCTGTCTTTTTCAGATATACAGGAACTGGACGTTCGCCACAAAGAATCCAGGGAACGGACTGCGCCCAGGATTCAGAATAAAACCTCCAATAAATTCAATAACTTTCATCAGCGGGATTACAATTTCTCTGATCTTGAAAAACAGCTGCTGAAAAAGTAA
- a CDS encoding ATP-binding protein has product MPLKNSQYDEIMRDYNRRQLHNKHMLDEHISEAYGEIPRLEEIDREISRLSIQKAKALLGAGETADFNLAHVIADLADERKHLLAAYGYPEDYLTMHYDCPLCCDTGYTGTEKCSCFKKAAINLLYTQSNIKEILKKENFDTFSYDYYPETVVSEATGLSALDTARLAVEKSLDFIRSFDQKFDNLFLYGDTGVGKTFLSHCIARELIDTAHCVIYFSAFDLFDLLAQNTFSRSEDSSELNEHIFDCDLLIIDDLGTELTNSFVASQLFLCINERLMREKSTLISTNLSLERFSEMYSERVFSRISSNYTMIKLIGNDIRIQKKLRGGNQ; this is encoded by the coding sequence GTGCCTCTGAAAAATTCACAATACGATGAAATCATGCGGGATTACAACCGCAGACAACTTCATAACAAACATATGTTGGACGAGCACATCAGTGAAGCATACGGAGAAATTCCACGCCTTGAAGAAATTGACCGGGAAATTTCAAGACTGTCCATTCAAAAAGCAAAAGCGCTTCTTGGAGCGGGTGAGACTGCCGATTTTAATCTGGCACATGTGATCGCTGATCTGGCGGATGAAAGAAAACATCTTCTGGCTGCTTACGGCTATCCCGAAGATTATCTCACCATGCACTATGATTGTCCGCTGTGCTGCGATACCGGATATACAGGGACCGAAAAGTGCAGCTGTTTTAAAAAAGCCGCAATTAACCTTTTGTATACCCAGTCCAATATTAAGGAAATACTAAAGAAAGAAAACTTTGATACCTTTTCCTACGACTACTATCCGGAAACGGTAGTCAGTGAAGCAACCGGCCTTTCGGCGCTTGACACCGCGCGTCTGGCCGTAGAAAAGTCACTTGACTTTATCCGCAGTTTTGACCAAAAATTCGACAATCTGTTTCTCTATGGAGATACCGGGGTGGGGAAAACGTTTCTCTCCCACTGTATTGCCAGAGAATTGATCGACACCGCTCACTGTGTCATCTATTTCTCAGCATTCGATTTGTTTGATCTGCTGGCTCAGAATACGTTTTCCCGTTCTGAAGACTCATCCGAATTGAATGAACATATTTTTGACTGTGATCTGCTGATTATCGATGATCTGGGAACCGAATTGACGAACAGTTTTGTGGCATCCCAGCTGTTCCTTTGCATTAATGAGCGGCTGATGCGTGAGAAATCCACACTGATCTCTACCAATCTGTCACTGGAACGGTTTTCAGAAATGTATTCGGAACGCGTCTTTTCCCGAATTTCCAGTAATTACACTATGATCAAACTGATAGGAAATGATATTCGTATTCAAAAAAAACTGCGAGGAGGAAATCAGTAA
- a CDS encoding ribose-phosphate pyrophosphokinase, giving the protein MEESNVKQLETLPVGRLGIIALNSFMETGKKVDNFLVQWRKERKHEYKSSIAFEGYERDTYLIDSVVPRFGSGEAKGIIRESVRGDDLYILVDVCNHSLTYKLCGYENRMSPDDHFQDLKRIIAAVGGKARRVNVIMPFLYESRQHKRSGRESLDCANALQELVEMGVENIITFDAHDPRVQNAIPLHGFETVQPAYQFIKGLLRNEPDIRIDSDHLMVISPDEGGMSRAIYIANNLGVDMGMFYKRRDYSTIINGKNPIVAHEFLGADVEGKDMIIIDDMISSGDSMIEVAQLLKERKAAKIFMCSTFGLFTNGLEKFDRAFEAGLFDRMLTTNLVYQDPELLHRPYYINCDLSKYIAFIIDHLNHDVSISSLLDPAERIQKVLKKYRNHESF; this is encoded by the coding sequence ATGGAAGAAAGCAATGTCAAGCAACTGGAGACGCTTCCTGTTGGCCGTCTCGGAATCATAGCACTGAACAGCTTCATGGAGACAGGAAAGAAAGTGGATAATTTTCTGGTACAATGGAGAAAAGAAAGGAAGCACGAATATAAGTCTTCCATCGCATTTGAGGGATATGAGCGTGACACGTATCTGATCGATTCTGTTGTTCCGCGTTTTGGTTCAGGGGAGGCAAAGGGCATTATCCGTGAATCTGTGCGCGGCGATGATCTTTATATTCTGGTTGATGTCTGCAATCACAGCCTGACCTATAAATTGTGCGGATATGAAAACCGTATGTCCCCCGATGATCACTTTCAGGATTTAAAACGCATCATAGCTGCTGTCGGCGGAAAAGCCCGCAGGGTTAATGTCATTATGCCATTCTTATATGAAAGCCGGCAGCATAAACGCTCCGGACGGGAATCTCTGGATTGTGCTAATGCACTTCAGGAACTGGTGGAAATGGGCGTGGAAAATATTATAACCTTTGATGCTCACGATCCCCGTGTTCAGAATGCAATCCCTCTTCACGGATTCGAAACCGTACAGCCCGCATATCAGTTTATCAAAGGTCTCCTCCGCAATGAACCGGATATCAGGATCGACAGTGATCATCTGATGGTGATCAGCCCTGACGAAGGGGGTATGAGCCGTGCAATTTATATCGCAAACAATCTGGGCGTCGATATGGGTATGTTTTATAAGCGCAGGGATTATTCCACGATCATCAATGGAAAAAATCCCATTGTTGCTCACGAATTTCTTGGAGCTGATGTCGAAGGGAAAGATATGATCATCATTGACGATATGATTTCTTCAGGGGACAGCATGATCGAAGTTGCTCAGCTTTTAAAAGAACGCAAGGCCGCTAAAATCTTCATGTGTTCTACTTTCGGTTTATTCACAAATGGTCTGGAAAAGTTTGACCGTGCGTTTGAAGCCGGTCTGTTTGACCGCATGCTGACTACCAACCTTGTTTATCAGGACCCTGAACTGCTTCACAGGCCATATTACATCAATTGTGATCTGAGTAAATACATCGCCTTTATTATAGACCATCTGAACCATGATGTATCCATCAGCAGCCTGCTCGACCCTGCGGAACGCATCCAGAAGGTGCTGAAGAAATACCGAAATCACGAATCATTCTAA
- a CDS encoding deoxyribonuclease IV, with amino-acid sequence MLLIGSHLSSAKGFLHMGREAVKIGANTFQFFTRNPRGSKAKELDLQDVAAFLAYAKGARIHTILAHAPYTLNPCSKDEKTREFAMITMEDDLRRMEYLPGNYYNFHPGSHTGQGTEKGIEQIVSQLNELLTPKQSTTVLLETMAGKGTEIGGRFEEIRAILDGVDCSEKMGVCLDTCHVYDAGYDIVGHLDDVIEEFDRVIGLTRLKAVHLNDSKNPFGSHKDRHEKIGEGSIGLEAFEKLINHPALRELPFYLETPNELDGYAQEISILRSRYQCE; translated from the coding sequence ATGTTATTGATAGGAAGTCACTTATCCTCGGCAAAAGGGTTCCTGCATATGGGACGGGAGGCGGTGAAGATCGGGGCCAATACGTTTCAGTTTTTTACAAGAAATCCCAGAGGAAGTAAAGCAAAAGAATTGGATCTTCAGGATGTAGCTGCATTTCTGGCGTATGCGAAAGGTGCCAGAATCCACACGATACTCGCGCATGCTCCGTATACGCTGAATCCGTGTTCCAAGGACGAAAAAACCAGGGAATTTGCAATGATCACCATGGAAGATGATCTGCGCAGAATGGAATATCTTCCAGGCAATTATTATAATTTTCATCCGGGCAGCCATACCGGACAGGGCACAGAAAAAGGAATAGAACAGATTGTAAGTCAGCTGAATGAGCTGCTCACGCCCAAACAGTCGACAACCGTGCTGCTGGAGACAATGGCAGGCAAGGGGACAGAGATCGGAGGGCGTTTCGAGGAAATCCGTGCGATTTTGGACGGTGTGGACTGCAGTGAGAAGATGGGGGTCTGTCTGGATACGTGTCATGTATATGATGCGGGTTACGACATTGTCGGCCATCTGGATGATGTGATTGAAGAATTCGACAGAGTCATAGGACTTACCCGGCTGAAGGCGGTTCATCTGAATGACAGCAAGAATCCTTTTGGCAGTCATAAAGACCGTCATGAGAAAATTGGCGAAGGCAGTATCGGACTGGAAGCGTTTGAAAAGCTGATTAATCACCCCGCACTGCGCGAATTGCCATTTTATCTGGAGACACCAAATGAGCTGGACGGTTATGCACAGGAAATCAGCATTCTGCGGTCCCGCTATCAGTGCGAATGA
- a CDS encoding ATP-binding protein, which produces MTIKELEIKNFGKFHDRKVRMEPGINLIYGPNESGKTTLHTFIKSMLYGMRRQRGRAAGKDVYSRYEPWENGTYYAGTLRFESGEKIFCIRRGFHKNSLQEELICESDGEKLSIPHGDLKMLLGNVSEAMFDNTVCIGQLKSRTDEGLPGELRNYMVNYQESSVPTLDVEEALYHLKLDRKEYEHQMREERQELQMKQKELRGRMGYVEKELTDAAIQLEMQKKQLHEVSRDKSKESKECVEKGLRGFWALGGLALILVLAGILFRAQAVIQVVAFCCALLAGALIVAKYNRQRHFQVKEKEKQLGDTYRQKEEADRLRWEIDRLKQECAERSTELENLKNELQELVQTMTGENPLQDDIDAIDLAMEAIEKLSAGKKNWLGEELQRKTAAILSAITHGKYASIHFSDDMQMGICTRDAYVSPEQLSRGTLEQIYFAFRMAVSEVVCREERLPLMLDEVFVMYDDERLGETLQWLAGCGLQVLLFTCHRREGRLLEKLKIPYHEISLAQKE; this is translated from the coding sequence ATGACGATCAAAGAATTGGAAATAAAAAACTTTGGAAAATTTCATGACCGTAAAGTCCGGATGGAACCGGGAATCAACCTGATTTACGGACCGAATGAAAGCGGAAAAACGACACTGCATACGTTTATTAAAAGCATGCTTTACGGAATGCGCAGACAGCGTGGCCGCGCCGCGGGAAAAGATGTTTACAGCAGATACGAGCCATGGGAAAACGGCACTTATTATGCAGGGACACTCAGGTTTGAGAGCGGAGAAAAAATTTTCTGTATCAGGCGCGGTTTTCATAAGAACAGTCTGCAGGAAGAGCTGATCTGCGAGTCTGACGGGGAAAAGCTTTCCATTCCACATGGGGATCTGAAGATGCTCCTGGGAAATGTAAGCGAAGCCATGTTTGATAATACCGTATGTATCGGGCAGCTGAAGAGCCGGACGGACGAAGGCCTGCCGGGTGAACTTCGCAACTATATGGTAAATTATCAGGAGAGCAGCGTGCCGACTCTGGATGTGGAAGAAGCACTGTATCATTTAAAGTTGGACAGGAAAGAATATGAACATCAGATGAGGGAAGAGCGCCAGGAACTGCAAATGAAGCAAAAAGAGCTCAGAGGCAGGATGGGGTATGTTGAGAAGGAACTGACAGACGCTGCGATACAGTTGGAAATGCAGAAAAAACAGTTGCATGAAGTATCCCGTGATAAGAGTAAGGAATCCAAAGAGTGTGTAGAAAAAGGACTGAGAGGATTCTGGGCACTGGGAGGGCTGGCACTGATTTTGGTACTGGCAGGGATTTTATTTCGTGCGCAGGCGGTTATACAGGTTGTGGCTTTCTGCTGTGCGCTGCTGGCTGGTGCATTAATCGTGGCAAAATATAACCGGCAGAGACATTTTCAAGTGAAGGAGAAAGAGAAACAGCTTGGTGATACTTACAGGCAGAAAGAAGAGGCGGACAGGCTGAGGTGGGAGATAGACAGGTTAAAGCAGGAGTGTGCGGAGAGAAGTACAGAACTGGAGAACCTGAAAAATGAACTTCAGGAGCTTGTACAGACTATGACAGGTGAGAATCCGCTTCAGGACGATATTGATGCCATTGATCTGGCTATGGAGGCCATCGAGAAGCTGTCTGCCGGCAAAAAGAACTGGCTGGGTGAAGAACTGCAGAGAAAAACTGCTGCCATACTATCTGCAATCACACATGGAAAATATGCCTCCATTCATTTTTCAGATGATATGCAGATGGGGATCTGCACGAGAGATGCCTATGTGTCTCCCGAACAGCTGAGCAGAGGAACTCTGGAGCAGATTTACTTTGCATTTCGTATGGCAGTGAGCGAAGTCGTATGCCGTGAGGAAAGACTTCCCCTCATGTTAGATGAAGTATTTGTCATGTACGATGACGAACGGCTGGGAGAGACGCTGCAGTGGCTTGCAGGCTGCGGACTCCAGGTCCTTTTGTTTACCTGTCACAGAAGGGAAGGACGTCTGCTTGAGAAGCTTAAGATACCGTATCATGAAATTAGTCTGGCACAGAAGGAGTAA
- a CDS encoding metallophosphoesterase, with protein MHFFHIADVHLGASPDAGFPWSEERKNEIWDSFCNVIYAVREEKPELLLIAGDLFHRQPLLRELKEVDYLFSTIPQTTVVMIAGNHDYIRQDSYYLKYPWSKNVIGLWKEQLEAVYVPQADAWIYGRSYHSRELQDDDVCKTGALQKAGCHILLAHGGDERHMPIRTEQLAAGGFDYIALGHIHRPQTIIKNMAVFAGALEPIDRNDIGPHGYIRGTYLDGRVSVKFVPSALRSYIPLTVTVTPDTTQFSLEEQISAQIAEEGADHIFKIELHGFRDSQMNIDLHRIRELGNVVDVADETQPDYEFELLEEQYEGSLVAAYIRHFKYSEEPKEKKALYYGLQALLASKKDM; from the coding sequence ATGCATTTTTTTCATATAGCGGATGTGCATCTGGGAGCGTCGCCTGATGCGGGGTTTCCATGGAGCGAAGAGCGGAAAAATGAGATCTGGGACAGCTTCTGCAATGTGATCTATGCAGTCAGGGAGGAAAAACCAGAACTGTTGTTGATTGCCGGAGACCTTTTTCACAGGCAGCCGCTGCTCCGTGAATTAAAAGAGGTGGACTATCTGTTTTCTACGATACCGCAGACGACGGTAGTGATGATCGCGGGTAATCATGATTATATCAGACAGGATTCTTATTATTTAAAATATCCATGGAGCAAAAATGTGATAGGACTTTGGAAAGAGCAGCTTGAGGCTGTCTATGTTCCCCAGGCAGACGCCTGGATATACGGAAGGAGCTATCACAGCAGGGAACTGCAGGATGATGACGTCTGCAAAACCGGAGCGCTTCAGAAAGCAGGATGCCATATTTTGCTGGCACATGGGGGCGATGAGCGTCATATGCCGATTCGTACTGAACAGCTTGCGGCGGGCGGATTTGATTATATTGCATTAGGGCATATTCACAGACCTCAGACCATCATTAAAAATATGGCGGTATTTGCCGGGGCACTGGAACCCATCGACCGCAATGATATCGGTCCTCACGGCTATATTCGGGGAACTTATCTTGACGGCAGGGTATCTGTGAAATTTGTGCCGTCTGCATTGAGATCCTATATTCCGCTGACGGTTACTGTTACGCCGGATACTACGCAGTTTTCACTGGAGGAACAGATTTCAGCACAGATAGCGGAAGAGGGAGCAGATCATATATTTAAAATAGAACTGCACGGCTTCAGGGATTCACAGATGAATATTGATCTGCACAGGATTCGGGAGCTCGGCAACGTCGTTGATGTAGCGGATGAGACGCAGCCTGATTATGAATTTGAGCTGCTGGAAGAGCAGTATGAAGGGAGTCTGGTTGCGGCTTACATCAGACATTTTAAATACAGTGAGGAGCCAAAAGAGAAAAAAGCTTTATATTATGGGCTGCAGGCTCTGCTTGCATCCAAAAAGGATATGTGA